A DNA window from Impatiens glandulifera chromosome 7, dImpGla2.1, whole genome shotgun sequence contains the following coding sequences:
- the LOC124910548 gene encoding protein TIFY 10B-like, with translation MSSGNESSSFAGKSPEKSNFANTCNLLSNYLKYKGNLRDLSPNLAGQLAAKDLSATSSYRALDLFPQQAGEVNLSKIEEKNESKSAQMTIFYGGQVLVFNDIRAEKAMELMSFATTGVTNPTNNYSENKTMRVSGSSLVSDLPMTRTSSLYRFMERRKERVAARAPYKVNGRGSLKTWKSSEEDQLELSL, from the exons ATGTCGAGTGGAAATGAATCATCATCATTCGCCGGAAAGTCACCGGAGAAATCGAACTTCGCTAATACTTGCAATCTCCTCAGCAACTACTTAAAATACAAAGGAAATTTGAGAGATCTTAGCCCTAATCTCGCCGGTCAATTGGCTGCCAAAG ATCTATCGGCTACGTCTTCGTACAGAGCTCTGGATTTGTTTCCTCAGCAAGCCGGAGAAGTTAATCTGAG caagatagaagaaaaaaatgaatcaaaatcgGCCCAAATGACAATATTCTATGGTGGACAAGTCCTCGTATTCAATGATATTCGAGCAGAAAAGGCTATGGAGCTCATGTCTTTCGCGACCACGGGTGTTACGAATCCTACTAATAATTACTCGGAAAACAAAACAATGCGTGTTTCGGGATCCTCATTGGTTTCAGATTTACCAATGACGAGAACTTCATCGCTCTATCGATTCATGGAAAGACGAAAAGAGAG GGTCGCAGCTAGAGCGCCATACAAAGTAAATGGACGAGGCAGTCTCAAGACATGGAAGTCGAGTGAGGAGGATCAACTCGAGCTTAGTTTATAG